One genomic region from Yersinia canariae encodes:
- the frc gene encoding formyl-CoA transferase, with product MSTPLQGIKVLDFTGVQSGPSCTQMLAWFGADVIKIERPGVGDVTRHQLRDIPDIDALYFTMLNSNKRSIELNTKTAEGKEVMEKLIREADILVENFHPGAIDHMGFTWERIQQLNPRLIFGSIKGFDECSPYVNVKAYENVAQAAGGAASTTGFWDGPPLVSSAALGDSNTGMHLLIGLLAALLHREKTGRGQRVTMSMQDAVLNLCRVKLRDQQRLDKLGFLEEYPQYPNGTFGDAVPRGGNAGGGGQPGWILKCKGWETDPNAYIYFTIQEQNWENTCKAIGKTEWITDPAYNTAHARQPHIFDIFSEIEKYTVTIDKHEVVAYLTQFDIPCAPVLSMKEISLDPSLRKSRSVVEVEQPLRGKYLTVGCPMKFSAFTPDIKAAPLLGEHTADILQELGYSKEQIAAMK from the coding sequence ATGTCAACTCCACTTCAAGGAATTAAAGTTCTCGATTTTACCGGTGTGCAATCCGGCCCATCCTGTACCCAAATGCTGGCGTGGTTTGGTGCCGATGTTATTAAAATTGAACGTCCCGGCGTTGGTGATGTAACTCGCCATCAACTACGTGATATTCCTGATATAGATGCACTTTATTTCACCATGCTCAATAGTAATAAACGTTCTATTGAGTTGAACACCAAAACTGCGGAAGGCAAAGAAGTTATGGAAAAGCTTATCCGTGAAGCAGATATTTTAGTTGAAAACTTTCACCCGGGTGCCATTGATCATATGGGCTTTACCTGGGAGCGCATTCAACAGCTCAATCCACGTTTGATTTTTGGTTCAATCAAAGGGTTTGATGAGTGTTCCCCTTACGTAAATGTGAAAGCTTATGAAAACGTTGCTCAGGCTGCTGGTGGCGCAGCATCGACTACTGGCTTCTGGGATGGTCCGCCGCTGGTTAGCTCAGCAGCTTTGGGTGACAGCAATACTGGGATGCATTTGCTTATTGGCCTACTGGCAGCGTTGTTACACCGTGAAAAAACGGGACGTGGTCAACGTGTAACAATGTCTATGCAGGATGCTGTTTTGAACCTCTGCCGGGTGAAATTACGTGACCAGCAGCGCCTTGATAAACTTGGCTTTCTGGAAGAATACCCGCAGTACCCAAATGGTACTTTTGGTGATGCCGTTCCGCGCGGCGGTAATGCTGGTGGCGGTGGTCAACCAGGCTGGATTTTAAAATGTAAGGGCTGGGAAACAGATCCCAATGCTTATATCTATTTTACCATTCAGGAGCAAAACTGGGAAAATACATGTAAAGCTATTGGTAAAACAGAGTGGATTACCGATCCAGCATATAATACTGCTCATGCCCGACAACCACATATTTTCGATATATTTTCCGAAATAGAAAAATATACGGTTACTATTGATAAACATGAGGTTGTAGCTTATTTGACCCAGTTTGATATTCCTTGTGCACCAGTATTAAGCATGAAAGAAATCTCACTCGACCCGTCTTTACGCAAAAGTAGAAGTGTAGTGGAAGTTGAACAACCGCTGCGCGGAAAATACCTAACGGTTGGATGCCCAATGAAATTCTCAGCATTTACACCTGATATTAAAGCTGCGCCGCTATTAGGTGAACATACCGCTGATATTTTGCAAGAGTTGGGTTATAGCAAAGAGCAAATTGCTGCGATGAAGTGA
- a CDS encoding YfdX family protein, with translation MKRLIMATMVTAILASSSVWASGEVPTATKKQTQQSVAAERISEQGLYAMRNIQVARLALFHGEPEKAKELTNEASALLADDSTEWKKFAKSGKKTNLGDDQYIVINATVGISERYIATPEKKAAIKIANEKMAKGDKKGALEELRLIGVGVIENQYLMPLKQTRHALADAQKLLDKKQYYEANLALKAAEDGIIVDSEALLVD, from the coding sequence ATGAAACGTTTAATTATGGCTACTATGGTTACTGCAATTCTGGCATCTTCATCAGTATGGGCCAGCGGTGAGGTGCCGACGGCAACGAAAAAACAGACTCAGCAATCTGTAGCGGCGGAGCGAATCTCTGAGCAAGGCTTATATGCGATGCGTAACATTCAGGTAGCGCGTTTGGCTCTATTCCATGGTGAACCGGAAAAGGCAAAAGAACTGACAAATGAAGCTTCGGCTTTGTTAGCTGATGATAGTACTGAGTGGAAAAAATTTGCCAAATCGGGTAAGAAAACCAATTTGGGTGATGATCAGTATATTGTCATTAATGCTACGGTTGGGATATCTGAGAGATATATTGCAACACCTGAAAAAAAAGCTGCAATAAAAATTGCTAATGAAAAAATGGCAAAAGGAGATAAAAAAGGGGCATTGGAGGAACTTCGCCTGATTGGCGTTGGAGTGATAGAAAATCAGTATCTGATGCCGTTGAAACAGACACGGCATGCACTTGCAGATGCCCAGAAACTACTTGATAAAAAGCAATACTATGAAGCAAATCTTGCCCTCAAAGCTGCTGAAGATGGAATCATCGTTGATAGCGAAGCATTACTTGTTGATTAA
- the hypF gene encoding carbamoyltransferase HypF, translated as MDKNGLCLRIKGKVQGVGFRPYIWQLAHRFGLHGDVSNDSAGVTVHLWQSSAVSGFLQALPQDCPPLARIDSIDTAPYHWEQPPLDFVIHHSGAGQMDTQIVPDAATCDACLSEMNDPTHRRYHYPFINCTHCGPRFTIIHRMPYDRPYTAMGKFPLCAACQAEYDHPADRRFHAQPNACADCGPQLWLTGSDGQAMAEGFSALEQAATALLAGEIVAVKGLGGFHLAVDATNSAAVARLRERKHRPTKPLAVMLPNADWLKICVQSADNDSLFRLLRSPAAPIVLVEKSPESPISGAVAPELPEIGIMLPANPLQHLLLQQVVRPLVMTSGNGSGKPPALSNEQALSALSEIADRWLLHDREIVQRADDSLVRLTPQGAEMLRRARGYVPDAFELPPGFRQQPAILALGADMKNTFCLLRDSNAVLSQHLGDLGDGDIAQQQQQLLALFCDIYHFTPQAVVVDAHPAYVSHQLGKEWAAQHNIPCLEVLHHHAHLAACLAEHSWPRQRGAVIGLALDGLGYGADGQLWGGECLRVDYVNCEYVGGLPAVALPGGDLASHQPWRNLLAQLQRFVPDWQNLPEAASIPLPQGEVLARAIVRGINAPLASSAGRLFDAVAAALNIVPQAISWEGEAACLLEALALQSPRTVPPVTLPLRGHQLDLATFWQQWLAFDASPAERAYAFHFALAQGFATLARQAAQSFGIDTIAFSGGVLHNRLLRELLSEQLHDFKLLMPQRLPAGDGGLALGQALIAAARGPAQSNRST; from the coding sequence GTGGATAAAAACGGTCTCTGCCTGCGGATAAAAGGCAAGGTGCAGGGGGTGGGATTTCGCCCCTATATCTGGCAACTTGCCCATCGTTTTGGACTACACGGTGATGTCAGCAACGACAGCGCAGGTGTGACGGTTCACTTGTGGCAGTCCTCGGCAGTCAGCGGATTTTTGCAGGCATTGCCGCAAGATTGCCCGCCATTGGCACGCATTGACAGCATTGACACCGCGCCCTATCACTGGGAACAACCCCCGCTGGATTTCGTGATTCATCACAGCGGCGCAGGGCAGATGGATACTCAAATTGTGCCGGATGCCGCGACTTGCGATGCGTGCTTGAGTGAAATGAACGACCCGACCCATCGCCGCTACCATTATCCCTTTATCAACTGCACCCATTGCGGCCCGCGTTTCACCATTATCCACCGCATGCCTTACGACAGGCCCTATACCGCCATGGGCAAGTTTCCACTGTGTGCGGCGTGTCAGGCCGAATATGACCATCCCGCAGACCGACGTTTCCATGCTCAACCCAATGCCTGTGCGGATTGTGGCCCACAACTGTGGCTAACAGGATCTGATGGGCAGGCCATGGCCGAGGGTTTCTCCGCGCTAGAGCAAGCCGCTACTGCACTGTTGGCCGGTGAAATTGTGGCCGTCAAAGGATTGGGCGGTTTTCATCTGGCCGTCGATGCAACTAACTCAGCGGCCGTGGCCCGTTTACGTGAGCGCAAGCACCGGCCGACCAAGCCGCTGGCGGTAATGTTACCGAATGCCGACTGGCTGAAAATCTGTGTGCAAAGCGCTGATAATGACTCTTTATTCCGCTTATTACGCAGCCCGGCAGCCCCTATCGTGTTGGTAGAAAAGTCACCAGAAAGCCCTATTAGCGGGGCGGTAGCGCCGGAATTACCCGAAATCGGTATCATGCTGCCCGCCAACCCACTGCAACATTTGCTGCTGCAACAGGTCGTGCGCCCGCTGGTGATGACTTCCGGCAATGGCAGCGGTAAGCCGCCCGCCCTGAGTAATGAACAGGCTTTAAGTGCCCTGAGTGAGATTGCTGACCGCTGGTTATTGCACGACAGAGAAATTGTGCAGCGGGCAGATGATTCGCTGGTGCGCCTGACCCCACAGGGGGCGGAAATGTTGCGCCGCGCCCGGGGTTATGTGCCGGATGCTTTCGAGCTGCCGCCGGGGTTTCGTCAGCAACCGGCCATTCTGGCGCTCGGGGCTGATATGAAAAACACTTTCTGCTTGTTGCGTGACAGCAATGCGGTGCTGAGTCAGCACTTGGGTGATCTGGGGGACGGCGATATTGCGCAGCAGCAACAACAGTTATTGGCTCTGTTTTGCGATATTTATCATTTTACCCCGCAGGCGGTGGTGGTGGATGCGCATCCAGCTTATGTTAGCCACCAGCTCGGCAAAGAGTGGGCCGCGCAACACAATATCCCGTGTCTCGAAGTGCTGCATCATCATGCGCATCTGGCGGCTTGTCTGGCGGAACATAGTTGGCCGCGTCAAAGGGGGGCGGTGATAGGCCTGGCGCTGGATGGCCTCGGGTATGGCGCTGATGGTCAGTTATGGGGCGGCGAATGTTTGCGAGTAGATTATGTAAATTGTGAATACGTGGGCGGTTTGCCTGCGGTGGCCTTACCCGGCGGAGATCTGGCCTCTCATCAGCCGTGGCGCAATTTATTGGCACAATTACAGCGCTTTGTGCCGGATTGGCAAAACTTACCAGAAGCGGCGTCGATCCCTTTGCCGCAGGGGGAGGTGCTGGCGCGGGCGATTGTGCGTGGCATTAATGCACCGCTGGCTTCATCTGCCGGGCGATTATTTGATGCAGTAGCGGCAGCGCTGAATATTGTGCCACAGGCTATCAGTTGGGAAGGTGAGGCAGCTTGTCTGTTGGAGGCGCTGGCCTTGCAAAGCCCCCGAACAGTTCCGCCCGTCACTTTGCCGCTGCGCGGCCACCAATTGGATTTAGCCACTTTCTGGCAGCAATGGCTGGCTTTTGATGCCTCACCGGCTGAACGGGCTTATGCTTTCCACTTCGCGCTGGCGCAGGGCTTTGCCACGTTGGCCCGTCAGGCGGCTCAGAGTTTTGGTATTGATACTATTGCCTTTTCGGGCGGTGTGCTGCATAACCGCTTGCTGCGCGAATTACTCAGCGAGCAATTGCATGACTTCAAATTATTGATGCCGCAGCGCCTGCCCGCCGGTGATGGTGGCTTGGCGCTGGGGCAGGCCCTGATTGCAGCTGCGCGCGGCCCTGCTCAATCCAACAGAAGTACCTGA
- the hypE gene encoding hydrogenase expression/formation protein HypE codes for MNKKEITLAHGSGGRAMQSLIESLFLAAFSNPALNEREDQARIALADLVTQGDRLAVSTDSYVIDPIFFPGGDIGKLAVCGTANDVAVSGATPRYLSCGFILEEGLPMADLERIVQSMAATAQQAGIQIVTGDTKVVQRGAADKIFINTTGIGVIPSDIQWGTTMIRAGDRIVVSGTLGDHGATILNLREGLGLEAELVSDCALLAPLIAPLRHITGVRALRDATRGGVTAILHEFAAASGCGMEINEADLPLKPAVRGICELLGLDALNFANEGKLVLVVSPEAQDAVLAELHRHPLGQDAAVIGQVTENKQVRLCGAFGVSRRLDLPLDEPLPRIC; via the coding sequence ATGAATAAAAAAGAAATTACCCTGGCTCACGGTAGCGGTGGGCGGGCAATGCAGAGTTTGATTGAATCGCTATTTTTGGCGGCATTTTCTAACCCGGCACTGAATGAACGCGAAGATCAGGCGCGTATTGCGCTGGCTGATCTGGTGACCCAAGGGGATCGACTGGCGGTATCGACCGACAGTTATGTGATTGATCCGATTTTCTTTCCCGGTGGTGATATTGGCAAGTTGGCGGTGTGCGGCACCGCTAATGATGTGGCGGTCAGTGGTGCAACTCCGCGTTATCTTTCTTGCGGTTTTATTCTGGAAGAAGGCCTGCCAATGGCTGATTTAGAACGCATTGTACAATCAATGGCGGCCACTGCCCAACAGGCGGGGATTCAGATAGTCACGGGAGATACCAAAGTGGTTCAGCGCGGTGCGGCTGATAAGATCTTTATTAATACCACTGGTATTGGGGTAATCCCCTCGGATATTCAGTGGGGAACCACAATGATCCGCGCGGGCGATCGGATAGTTGTCAGTGGCACCTTGGGTGATCACGGCGCGACTATTTTGAATCTGCGCGAAGGCTTGGGGCTGGAGGCGGAGCTAGTCAGTGATTGCGCACTGTTGGCACCGTTGATTGCACCTTTGCGCCATATTACCGGTGTGCGAGCACTGCGTGATGCCACCCGTGGCGGGGTTACTGCAATTTTGCACGAATTCGCCGCCGCGAGTGGTTGTGGCATGGAAATCAACGAAGCGGATTTACCACTGAAGCCGGCGGTACGCGGAATTTGCGAATTGCTGGGGCTGGATGCACTCAACTTTGCCAATGAAGGCAAATTGGTGCTGGTCGTCTCCCCCGAAGCGCAAGATGCGGTTTTGGCTGAGTTACATCGCCACCCACTCGGCCAGGATGCAGCCGTTATCGGGCAGGTAACTGAGAATAAACAAGTGCGTTTATGTGGCGCATTTGGCGTTTCGCGCAGACTGGATTTGCCGCTCGATGAGCCTTTGCCGAGAATCTGTTAA
- the hypD gene encoding hydrogenase formation protein HypD, translating into MRYVDEFRDPALVTALLSRIENLLPQLADQQRLPLQIMEVCGGHTHAIFKFGLDQLLPDGLEFVHGPGCPVCVLPMGRIDSCLEIAAHPQVIFCTYGDAMRVPGRNGSMLDAKRRGADIRVVYSPLDALTLAQRNPDKEVVFFGLGFETTMPATALTLQQAKRLGLTNFTVFCQHITIIPTLRSLLQQPDVRIDGFLAPGHVSMVIGTTPYDFICSQFNKPLVVTGFEPLDILQGLVMLLEQMVSGCCRVENQYRRIVPDSGNLLAQQALAEVFMAKTSSEWRGLGEIADSGVQLSAAYQAFDAERRFNPQQQRVADDPRSRCGDVLTGRCKPDQCPLFGCECTPDNAFGALMVSTEGACAAYYQYR; encoded by the coding sequence ATGCGCTACGTCGATGAGTTCCGAGATCCTGCATTAGTCACCGCCTTACTGAGCCGGATCGAAAACTTACTTCCGCAGTTGGCGGATCAACAGCGCTTGCCGTTGCAGATCATGGAAGTCTGCGGCGGACATACCCATGCGATCTTCAAATTTGGTCTGGATCAACTGCTGCCGGATGGCCTGGAGTTTGTCCATGGGCCAGGTTGCCCGGTGTGTGTATTGCCGATGGGCCGCATTGACAGTTGCCTGGAAATTGCCGCCCATCCACAGGTGATTTTCTGCACTTATGGTGACGCCATGCGGGTGCCGGGGCGCAATGGCTCGATGCTGGATGCCAAGCGGCGCGGGGCGGATATTCGGGTGGTTTACTCGCCGTTGGATGCCCTGACACTTGCGCAGCGCAACCCTGACAAAGAAGTGGTGTTTTTCGGCCTTGGTTTTGAAACCACCATGCCAGCCACAGCTTTAACACTGCAACAAGCCAAACGGCTTGGGTTGACCAATTTCACCGTGTTCTGCCAGCACATTACCATCATCCCGACTCTGCGCAGCTTACTGCAACAACCTGATGTGCGAATCGACGGTTTCCTCGCGCCCGGCCATGTCAGCATGGTGATCGGCACCACACCTTATGACTTTATTTGCAGCCAATTCAATAAGCCGCTGGTGGTCACGGGGTTTGAACCGCTGGATATTTTGCAGGGGCTGGTCATGCTGCTAGAGCAGATGGTCAGCGGGTGTTGTCGTGTGGAAAATCAATATCGTCGTATCGTGCCGGACAGTGGCAATCTGCTAGCACAACAAGCGCTGGCCGAGGTGTTTATGGCGAAAACCAGCAGTGAATGGCGTGGATTGGGCGAGATAGCCGATTCCGGAGTGCAACTCAGTGCGGCTTATCAGGCTTTTGATGCTGAGCGGCGTTTCAATCCACAGCAACAAAGAGTGGCCGATGATCCGCGCTCCCGTTGCGGTGATGTGTTGACTGGGCGCTGTAAGCCAGATCAATGCCCATTGTTTGGTTGCGAGTGCACGCCTGATAATGCATTCGGGGCGCTGATGGTTTCCACTGAAGGGGCTTGCGCCGCTTATTATCAGTATCGATAG
- the hybG gene encoding hydrogenase maturation factor HybG translates to MCLGVPGKIVAVGEDIHQLAWVEVSGVKREINIALVCDESPADLLGQWVLVHVGFAMSLLDEEEAQQTLAALAHMQAVGLDLDDVASEANDALRR, encoded by the coding sequence ATGTGCTTAGGCGTACCCGGCAAAATTGTGGCCGTGGGTGAAGATATCCACCAACTGGCATGGGTGGAAGTCAGTGGCGTAAAACGCGAAATCAATATCGCGTTGGTGTGCGACGAGTCACCGGCGGACCTACTGGGCCAGTGGGTATTGGTGCATGTCGGGTTTGCCATGAGCTTACTTGATGAAGAGGAAGCCCAGCAAACTTTGGCTGCATTAGCGCATATGCAGGCGGTTGGGCTGGATTTGGATGATGTCGCCAGCGAGGCCAATGATGCGCTACGTCGATGA
- the hypB gene encoding hydrogenase nickel incorporation protein HypB: MCTTCGCASGEKKIEGDDNHHHDDHHDHHHHHDDGHHHDHHHDFHHESDAPTQKIQHKHQHKYVAKGTQPVIVHHHYYYHQGDVHHHYHGKAPEPMAAAEPDDTDDPAIEPFTPQVHADKLGLHYGQGEAGSHAPGMGQRRLLQIEQDVLSKNNHLASHNREHFVEQHILALNLVSSPGSGKTTLLTTTLQLLAGQVPCAVIEGDQQTTHDAERIRATGVPAIQVNTGKGCHLDAQMVHDAAHRLNLADDSLLFIENVGNLVCPASFDLGERHKVAVLSVTEGEDKPLKYPHMFAASTLMIINKIDLLPYLDFDIEQCIAYARQVNPDIQVIALSASSGEGMDMWLEWLEAQRCA; the protein is encoded by the coding sequence ATGTGTACGACTTGTGGTTGTGCCAGCGGCGAGAAAAAGATCGAGGGCGACGACAATCATCATCATGATGATCACCACGACCACCACCATCATCATGATGACGGCCACCACCACGATCATCACCATGACTTTCATCATGAAAGCGATGCCCCAACGCAAAAAATTCAGCATAAACATCAGCACAAATATGTTGCCAAAGGCACGCAGCCGGTCATTGTTCATCACCACTATTATTACCACCAAGGTGATGTCCATCATCACTATCATGGTAAAGCGCCAGAGCCGATGGCTGCCGCTGAACCTGACGACACTGATGACCCCGCAATAGAGCCGTTCACCCCGCAAGTTCATGCTGACAAGCTGGGGCTGCATTATGGGCAGGGTGAAGCCGGTAGCCATGCGCCGGGCATGGGGCAGCGCCGCTTGCTGCAAATTGAGCAAGATGTATTGAGTAAAAATAACCATTTAGCCAGCCATAACCGTGAGCATTTTGTCGAGCAACATATTCTGGCGCTGAATTTAGTTTCCAGCCCCGGCTCGGGTAAGACCACATTGTTGACCACCACCTTACAGTTACTGGCCGGGCAAGTGCCTTGCGCGGTAATTGAAGGCGATCAGCAAACGACACATGATGCCGAACGCATTCGCGCCACTGGCGTGCCAGCGATTCAGGTGAATACCGGCAAAGGCTGCCATCTGGATGCGCAGATGGTGCATGATGCGGCACACCGTTTGAATCTGGCTGATGACAGCCTACTGTTTATTGAAAACGTTGGGAATTTGGTGTGTCCGGCCAGCTTTGATCTCGGTGAACGGCATAAAGTGGCGGTGCTTTCAGTGACAGAGGGCGAAGATAAGCCGCTGAAATATCCACATATGTTTGCCGCCTCCACCCTAATGATTATCAATAAAATTGACCTGTTACCGTATCTGGATTTTGATATCGAGCAGTGTATTGCTTATGCCCGTCAGGTGAATCCGGATATTCAGGTGATTGCTCTGTCGGCCAGCAGTGGCGAGGGGATGGATATGTGGTTGGAATGGCTGGAGGCGCAGCGATGTGCTTAG
- the hypA gene encoding hydrogenase maturation nickel metallochaperone HypA, with protein sequence MHEISLCLSTLELIEKQAQMHGAKRITAVWLEIGALSCIEESALRFSFDAASRQTLAADCQLHLSYLPAVAWCWECSTSVQIERHDAGCPHCGSHALQVESGSNLQVKQIEVE encoded by the coding sequence ATGCATGAAATCAGTTTGTGTCTCAGCACACTGGAGCTTATTGAGAAACAGGCGCAGATGCACGGTGCCAAACGAATAACCGCAGTCTGGCTGGAAATTGGCGCGCTTTCTTGTATTGAGGAAAGCGCCTTGCGCTTCAGCTTTGATGCCGCTAGCCGCCAGACACTGGCCGCCGATTGCCAATTGCATCTTAGCTACTTGCCTGCGGTTGCCTGGTGTTGGGAGTGCAGCACCAGTGTACAGATTGAACGGCATGATGCCGGGTGCCCGCATTGCGGCAGCCATGCTCTGCAGGTGGAGAGTGGCAGCAATTTGCAGGTAAAACAGATAGAAGTGGAATAA
- the hybE gene encoding hydrogenase-2 assembly chaperone: MSDVIAGHEQNPAALLEQVFGQIAADEMCGLPFYRDHIPLRACGFQLFEQQWVGALLTPWMLSLVVLPGPQQSWQRRAVGERLMLALPCGTIGFTVSEVAGCGQYLSRSLMSPLETSLSTERALQLAEQSARMALSLPVVDADAPANPRRRALFNKVSQVKNQHA; encoded by the coding sequence ATGTCTGATGTCATTGCGGGTCATGAACAAAATCCAGCAGCATTGCTGGAACAGGTATTCGGCCAGATAGCCGCCGATGAGATGTGCGGCTTGCCATTTTATCGTGACCACATTCCCCTGCGCGCCTGCGGATTTCAGTTATTTGAGCAGCAGTGGGTTGGCGCGCTATTGACGCCGTGGATGCTGAGTTTAGTGGTATTGCCAGGGCCGCAGCAAAGTTGGCAACGTCGTGCCGTTGGTGAGCGCCTGATGCTGGCATTACCCTGCGGCACGATTGGCTTTACCGTCAGCGAAGTTGCGGGCTGTGGTCAGTATTTAAGCCGTTCATTAATGTCGCCACTGGAAACCTCGCTCAGTACCGAGCGGGCGCTGCAACTGGCGGAGCAAAGTGCGCGTATGGCGCTTTCACTGCCAGTCGTAGATGCCGATGCGCCGGCTAATCCTCGGCGGCGTGCTTTGTTTAATAAAGTCAGCCAAGTAAAGAATCAGCATGCATGA
- a CDS encoding HyaD/HybD family hydrogenase maturation endopeptidase, which translates to MGILVLGIGNLLLSDEAVGVRIVEALEQRFHIPPGVEVLDGGTAGLELMEAMANREHLIVADAVLTGQPPGSVAVLRDKEIPAMFSRKVSPHQLGLCDVLMALQLTDEFPRQLTLVGVVPESLAPNIGLTPTVTRAIEPALEQILAALHTSGITLKAREESHV; encoded by the coding sequence ATGGGGATTTTGGTATTAGGTATAGGTAATTTATTACTCAGTGATGAAGCTGTCGGAGTCCGCATTGTTGAAGCGCTGGAACAGCGCTTTCATATCCCGCCGGGCGTTGAAGTACTGGATGGCGGGACTGCGGGTCTGGAACTGATGGAAGCCATGGCCAATCGCGAGCATTTGATTGTGGCTGATGCAGTGCTGACTGGGCAGCCGCCGGGCAGTGTGGCGGTGTTACGGGATAAAGAAATCCCGGCGATGTTTAGCCGCAAAGTGTCGCCGCATCAGTTGGGGCTATGTGATGTGCTGATGGCATTGCAACTGACCGACGAGTTCCCGCGCCAGTTAACCCTGGTGGGGGTGGTGCCGGAGTCATTGGCTCCGAATATCGGCCTGACGCCAACAGTCACGCGCGCCATTGAACCGGCATTGGAACAGATTCTGGCGGCATTACACACCAGCGGGATTACCCTCAAGGCGCGAGAAGAAAGTCATGTCTGA